The Apium graveolens cultivar Ventura chromosome 6, ASM990537v1, whole genome shotgun sequence genome contains a region encoding:
- the LOC141663701 gene encoding cysteine-rich receptor-like protein kinase 7 isoform X1, whose protein sequence is MASPAATIIFFSILIGTISFSHSRFIDYACGTSGNYTTNSIYQRNLDSALANLYSAANSSNSGFYNASVGKDSDRANVLVLCRGDVQPDICRSCVKDSINNLTKLCPNQKEAVEWYDECMLRYSNDSVLNNTVTDPTKKSLHEKNATDTLQFGKDLKVLLDDVREQAIELKFATGNRSGADHRTIYALMQCTPDLVLDDCHDCLDKALNDFPPGRIGAEIMKPSCRLRFDIAPFYNETTLVFAPPLPSPPSSAPSHGKDNILMRTVIIVVVVSVGFVILLLILVCMFKKKPKQRTDTATLQNDNVEDIRSSDSLQYDFDTIEVATKYFSPSNKLGQGGFGAVYNGTLKNDQEVAVKRLSRGSEQGEEEFKNEVLLVAQLQHRNLVRLLGFCYEGTERLLVYEYVPNGSLDHSIFADSTRRSFLDWEKRYKIIGGVAKGLLYLHEDSRLRIIHRDLKPSNVLLDADMNPKISDFGMARLFGMDETQGNTSRVVGTYGYMAPEYAMYGEFSVRSDVFSFGVLVLEIVSGQKNNCFRNGKNVQDLTSAAWKSWQQGNASNVIDPILKHSSEAIPEMIRCIHIGLLCVQENVAERPTMASVVLLLNSPSLALESPSQPAFLMRRSSGSRVNEISSETKNISVDSSIDLASITNIYPR, encoded by the exons ATGGCCTCTCCTGCAGCTACAATAATTTTCTTTAGTATTCTCATAGGCACTATCTCTTTTAGTCACTCCAGATTTATAGACTACGCCTGTGGAACTAGTGGCAACTATACAACTAACAGTATTTACCAAAGGAACCTTGACAGTGCTCTAGCCAACCTCTACTCTGCTGCAAACTCTAGTAACTCCGGTTTCTACAATGCCTCTGTGGGCAAAGATTCGGACAGAGCTAACGTACTTGTGCTCTGTAGGGGCGACGTTCAACCTGATATATGCAGAAGCTGTGTGAAAGACTCAATCAACAATCTAACAAAGCTATGTCCTAATCAGAAGGAGGCTGTGGAGTGGTACGATGAGTGCATGTTAAGGTATTCTAATGATTCGGTTCTTAACAACACAGTTACTGACCCAACTAAGAAGTCATTGCATGAGAAAAATGCAACTGATACTCTTCAGTTTGGTAAGGATCTTAAAGTCTTGTTGGATGATGTGAGGGAACAAGCAATTGAACTAAAGTTTGCCACAGGGAATAGAAGTGGAGCAGATCATAGGACTATTTATGCGCTCATGCAGTGCACTCCCGATTTAGTACTAGATGACTGTCATGACTGTCTTGACAAGGCCTTAAATGATTTTCCACCTGGAAGAATAGGAGCAGAAATTATGAAACCAAGTTGTAGGCTTAGGTTCGATATTGCACCTTTTTACAATGAGACGACTCTGGTTTTTGCTCCACCACTGCCTTCACCACCGTCATCAGCTCCTTCTCATG GCAAAGATAATATTCTCATGCGAACAGTAATTATAGTTGTGGTTGTATCTGTTGGCTTTGTTATACTCCTGCTTATTTTGGTTTGCATGTTCAAGAAAAAGCCAAAGCAGAGGACTGATACTGCGACGTTGCAGA ATGATAATGTGGAAGATATAAGAAGCTCTGATTCCTTGCAGTATGACTTTGATACAATAGAAGTCGCTACAAAATACTTCTCACCTAGCAATAAGCTTGGACAGGGTGGATTTGGAGCTGTTTATAAT GGTACGCTTAAGAATGATCAAGAAGTAGCTGTGAAGCGCCTTTCAAGAGGCTCAGAACAAGGTGAAGAAGAATTTAAAAACGAGGTTCTGTTAGTGGCACAACTACAACACAGAAATTTAGTTAGGCTTCTCGGTTTCTGCTATGAAGGAACCGAAAGACTTCTTGTTTATGAGTATGTGCCTAATGGAAGTCTTGATCATTCCATATTTG CAGATTCAACAAGGCGCTCATTCCTGGATTGGGAAAAACGATACAAAATCATAGGAGGAGTTGCTAAGGGACTTCTTTACCTTCATGAAGATTCTAGACTACGTATTATTCACCGAGACCTAAAACCAAGCAACGTTTTGTTAGATGCGGATATGAATCCTAAAATTTCAGATTTTGGCATGGCAAGGCTCTTCGGCATGGATGAAACCCAAGGAAATACAAGTAGAGTTGTGGGGACATA TGGATATATGGCACCTGAGTATGCAATGTACGGAGAGTTCTCAGTTAGGTCTGATGTATTCAGCTTTGGTGTATTAGTTCTGGAGATAGTAAGTGGTCAAAAAAACAACTGCTTTCGAAATGGCAAGAATGTCCAGGACCTGACCAGTGCT GCATGGAAGAGTTGGCAACAAGGGAATGCATCTAATGTTATAGATCCAATCCTAAAACACAGTTCAGAAGCAATACCTGAAATGATAAGGTGTATTCACATTGGGCTACTGTGTGTGCAAGAAAATGTTGCGGAAAGACCTACCATGGCATCGGTGGTGCTTCTGCTGAATAGCCCTTCTCTCGCTCTTGAAAGTCCTTCACAGCCTGCGTTTTTGATGCGCAGAAGCAGTGGTTCAAGGGTGAATGAAATATCTAGTGAAACCAAAAATATATCAGTGGACTCCTCTATCGACCTTGCTTCAATCACAAATATATATCCACGCTGA
- the LOC141663701 gene encoding cysteine-rich receptor-like protein kinase 7 isoform X2 → MASPAATIIFFSILIGTISFSHSRFIDYACGTSGNYTTNSIYQRNLDSALANLYSAANSSNSGFYNASVGKDSDRANVLVLCRGDVQPDICRSCVKDSINNLTKLCPNQKEAVEWYDECMLRYSNDSVLNNTVTDPTKKSLHEKNATDTLQFGKDLKVLLDDVREQAIELKFATGNRSGADHRTIYALMQCTPDLVLDDCHDCLDKALNDFPPGRIGAEIMKPSCRLRFDIAPFYNETTLVFAPPLPSPPSSAPSHGKDNILMRTVIIVVVVSVGFVILLLILVCMFKKKPKQRTDTATLQNDNVEDIRSSDSLQYDFDTIEVATKYFSPSNKLGQGGFGAVYNGTLKNDQEVAVKRLSRGSEQGEEEFKNEVLLVAQLQHRNLVRLLGFCYEGTERLLVYEYVPNGSLDHSIFDSTRRSFLDWEKRYKIIGGVAKGLLYLHEDSRLRIIHRDLKPSNVLLDADMNPKISDFGMARLFGMDETQGNTSRVVGTYGYMAPEYAMYGEFSVRSDVFSFGVLVLEIVSGQKNNCFRNGKNVQDLTSAAWKSWQQGNASNVIDPILKHSSEAIPEMIRCIHIGLLCVQENVAERPTMASVVLLLNSPSLALESPSQPAFLMRRSSGSRVNEISSETKNISVDSSIDLASITNIYPR, encoded by the exons ATGGCCTCTCCTGCAGCTACAATAATTTTCTTTAGTATTCTCATAGGCACTATCTCTTTTAGTCACTCCAGATTTATAGACTACGCCTGTGGAACTAGTGGCAACTATACAACTAACAGTATTTACCAAAGGAACCTTGACAGTGCTCTAGCCAACCTCTACTCTGCTGCAAACTCTAGTAACTCCGGTTTCTACAATGCCTCTGTGGGCAAAGATTCGGACAGAGCTAACGTACTTGTGCTCTGTAGGGGCGACGTTCAACCTGATATATGCAGAAGCTGTGTGAAAGACTCAATCAACAATCTAACAAAGCTATGTCCTAATCAGAAGGAGGCTGTGGAGTGGTACGATGAGTGCATGTTAAGGTATTCTAATGATTCGGTTCTTAACAACACAGTTACTGACCCAACTAAGAAGTCATTGCATGAGAAAAATGCAACTGATACTCTTCAGTTTGGTAAGGATCTTAAAGTCTTGTTGGATGATGTGAGGGAACAAGCAATTGAACTAAAGTTTGCCACAGGGAATAGAAGTGGAGCAGATCATAGGACTATTTATGCGCTCATGCAGTGCACTCCCGATTTAGTACTAGATGACTGTCATGACTGTCTTGACAAGGCCTTAAATGATTTTCCACCTGGAAGAATAGGAGCAGAAATTATGAAACCAAGTTGTAGGCTTAGGTTCGATATTGCACCTTTTTACAATGAGACGACTCTGGTTTTTGCTCCACCACTGCCTTCACCACCGTCATCAGCTCCTTCTCATG GCAAAGATAATATTCTCATGCGAACAGTAATTATAGTTGTGGTTGTATCTGTTGGCTTTGTTATACTCCTGCTTATTTTGGTTTGCATGTTCAAGAAAAAGCCAAAGCAGAGGACTGATACTGCGACGTTGCAGA ATGATAATGTGGAAGATATAAGAAGCTCTGATTCCTTGCAGTATGACTTTGATACAATAGAAGTCGCTACAAAATACTTCTCACCTAGCAATAAGCTTGGACAGGGTGGATTTGGAGCTGTTTATAAT GGTACGCTTAAGAATGATCAAGAAGTAGCTGTGAAGCGCCTTTCAAGAGGCTCAGAACAAGGTGAAGAAGAATTTAAAAACGAGGTTCTGTTAGTGGCACAACTACAACACAGAAATTTAGTTAGGCTTCTCGGTTTCTGCTATGAAGGAACCGAAAGACTTCTTGTTTATGAGTATGTGCCTAATGGAAGTCTTGATCATTCCATATTTG ATTCAACAAGGCGCTCATTCCTGGATTGGGAAAAACGATACAAAATCATAGGAGGAGTTGCTAAGGGACTTCTTTACCTTCATGAAGATTCTAGACTACGTATTATTCACCGAGACCTAAAACCAAGCAACGTTTTGTTAGATGCGGATATGAATCCTAAAATTTCAGATTTTGGCATGGCAAGGCTCTTCGGCATGGATGAAACCCAAGGAAATACAAGTAGAGTTGTGGGGACATA TGGATATATGGCACCTGAGTATGCAATGTACGGAGAGTTCTCAGTTAGGTCTGATGTATTCAGCTTTGGTGTATTAGTTCTGGAGATAGTAAGTGGTCAAAAAAACAACTGCTTTCGAAATGGCAAGAATGTCCAGGACCTGACCAGTGCT GCATGGAAGAGTTGGCAACAAGGGAATGCATCTAATGTTATAGATCCAATCCTAAAACACAGTTCAGAAGCAATACCTGAAATGATAAGGTGTATTCACATTGGGCTACTGTGTGTGCAAGAAAATGTTGCGGAAAGACCTACCATGGCATCGGTGGTGCTTCTGCTGAATAGCCCTTCTCTCGCTCTTGAAAGTCCTTCACAGCCTGCGTTTTTGATGCGCAGAAGCAGTGGTTCAAGGGTGAATGAAATATCTAGTGAAACCAAAAATATATCAGTGGACTCCTCTATCGACCTTGCTTCAATCACAAATATATATCCACGCTGA